A window of the Zhongshania aliphaticivorans genome harbors these coding sequences:
- a CDS encoding TonB-dependent receptor, translating into MSIKINGKMIFLGFVVACISTQSNAQSNSDISTARPVVKKQNRLLEEVVVTARKREEDSQDVPIAIAAFSGEKLDAFGVESATGLAKITPGLVFGSVIGFNTVFLRGVGSDAYLPSADPSVPIYVDDISSLPSQGSVDALVNVERVEVLKGPQGTLFGRNALGGAIRIVTPEPRTDAFGAQLKLEGGRYGEMGSDNYSGSFFLNLPITDSLAATVSGIYRDQEALYKNTLGKTVADDTLSGGRVKIKWYATDRLDFTLSGSYEESSTSGGLASEGTNPAPILCAICDEDPAYDYQVENNVPAELRTRRHVIAGYMNWDLPYFSAKAIVSDQTLTVPYGFGDLDYTSAPMLEGEVGKQFAEQKTAEVRFESNEETPWSDTFTWVVGAYYLESLGGYDPLYLNIADNALALPSLSGLGGLLDSLLPGVGDLLNGAGVTLASYGLLETESASAFAEGTYTLFDRLDLSLGLRYDEETRGVNGSRVDISVANTITLPFSSFEVEDATTERLSPRVSAKWSFDTWQIYTSYSIGYLSPTYNTVNFFEAPDFVEQEEDHAFEIGFKGEWLDGQLQLEGAVFYIER; encoded by the coding sequence ATGAGTATAAAAATAAACGGAAAAATGATTTTCCTTGGTTTTGTTGTGGCTTGCATTTCCACCCAATCAAATGCACAAAGTAATAGTGATATTTCCACGGCAAGACCAGTTGTAAAAAAGCAAAATAGACTGCTCGAAGAGGTAGTGGTTACGGCACGTAAACGTGAGGAAGACTCACAAGATGTGCCTATAGCCATTGCGGCATTCTCTGGTGAGAAGCTAGATGCTTTTGGCGTGGAGAGTGCGACGGGTTTAGCTAAAATTACGCCTGGTTTAGTTTTCGGTAGCGTTATTGGCTTCAATACTGTATTTCTTCGTGGTGTTGGCTCAGATGCTTACCTACCTTCAGCTGACCCCAGTGTACCTATATATGTTGATGATATAAGTTCGCTACCCTCGCAAGGCTCAGTGGATGCCTTGGTAAATGTAGAGCGTGTAGAGGTGCTCAAAGGTCCACAGGGTACGCTGTTTGGTCGTAACGCTTTAGGTGGTGCGATTAGAATTGTAACACCGGAACCGAGGACGGATGCATTTGGCGCTCAACTTAAATTAGAAGGCGGCCGTTACGGCGAAATGGGGTCGGATAACTATAGCGGATCCTTTTTTCTTAATTTACCTATAACGGATTCATTAGCTGCTACTGTATCTGGGATCTACCGAGATCAAGAAGCTTTATACAAAAACACACTTGGAAAAACGGTGGCAGATGACACCTTAAGTGGTGGTCGTGTAAAAATAAAATGGTATGCAACAGACCGTTTAGATTTTACGTTAAGTGGTTCTTATGAGGAAAGCTCAACGTCGGGAGGCCTGGCCTCTGAAGGCACAAACCCCGCTCCGATCTTATGCGCTATCTGTGATGAAGATCCGGCTTATGATTATCAAGTCGAAAATAATGTCCCTGCAGAATTGAGAACGCGTAGGCATGTCATTGCCGGTTATATGAACTGGGACTTGCCTTATTTTTCAGCAAAAGCAATTGTTTCAGATCAAACGCTAACCGTACCTTATGGCTTTGGAGACCTTGATTATACAAGCGCACCGATGCTCGAAGGAGAGGTTGGAAAGCAATTTGCAGAGCAAAAAACCGCTGAGGTGCGTTTTGAGTCGAATGAAGAAACACCTTGGAGTGACACCTTTACCTGGGTTGTAGGTGCATATTATTTGGAATCATTGGGTGGTTACGATCCGTTGTATTTGAATATAGCGGATAATGCACTTGCATTGCCATCGTTAAGTGGCTTGGGTGGTCTTTTGGATTCGTTACTGCCTGGAGTGGGAGATTTATTAAATGGGGCAGGGGTAACACTCGCATCGTATGGTCTGTTAGAAACTGAGTCAGCGTCAGCGTTTGCTGAAGGGACATATACACTCTTCGATCGACTGGACTTGTCATTGGGGTTGCGGTACGACGAAGAGACACGGGGTGTAAATGGATCTCGGGTGGACATTTCCGTCGCAAATACGATTACATTGCCGTTCTCCTCCTTTGAAGTAGAAGACGCAACGACTGAGAGATTAAGCCCGAGAGTGTCTGCTAAATGGAGTTTTGATACTTGGCAAATATACACGTCTTATTCAATCGGTTATCTGAGTCCAACCTACAACACGGTCAACTTTTTTGAAGCTCCAGATTTTGTTGAGCAAGAAGAAGATCATGCCTTTGAGATAGGGTTCAAGGGAGAGTGGCTGGATGGGCAGTTACAATTGGAGGGGGCAGTTTTCTATATCGAGCGTTAA
- a CDS encoding NAD-dependent epimerase/dehydratase family protein, which produces MKILITGAFGNLGQMCIEEALKQGYQLRCFDLDGTQNQKLKRRYQNRCEVILGDIRDTEHHRKLLTGVDAVIHNASLLPPLSENQAELAKAINVDATQALIQSMTACTPSPRLIFPSSVTVFGKSLPGEAVKTSSDKVSSSDNYTRHKIKIEETLKKSTLPWVILRVGVSVDARTLKADRNTLRQLLSVHPESPLEFVHPKDVALAMCNAAKSDEAIHKTLLIGGGQYCQISHYRFIKTAFAALGLTLPYNSEISGSYYTHWMDSSEAQKLLTFQHHSFEDYEREMKNKMCLVRMGTWPLRPLLNRILPYALSKI; this is translated from the coding sequence ATGAAAATCCTTATCACTGGGGCGTTTGGCAATCTTGGCCAAATGTGTATAGAAGAAGCGCTGAAGCAAGGGTATCAGCTGCGCTGCTTTGACTTGGATGGTACTCAAAACCAAAAACTAAAGCGTCGCTATCAGAATCGCTGCGAGGTGATACTGGGGGATATTCGCGACACAGAACACCATCGCAAACTGTTAACGGGTGTCGATGCTGTCATCCATAACGCGTCGCTATTGCCGCCGCTCTCTGAAAACCAAGCCGAATTGGCAAAGGCTATTAACGTCGATGCGACCCAAGCACTGATACAAAGTATGACGGCATGCACACCATCGCCAAGATTAATATTTCCATCATCTGTAACGGTATTCGGAAAATCCTTACCAGGCGAGGCCGTTAAAACATCATCTGATAAGGTGTCTTCTAGCGATAACTACACACGCCACAAAATAAAAATTGAAGAAACACTAAAAAAATCAACCTTGCCTTGGGTCATTCTGCGGGTAGGAGTTTCGGTGGACGCTCGTACCTTAAAGGCCGATCGCAACACTCTACGCCAGCTTCTCAGTGTGCACCCAGAGTCACCGTTAGAATTTGTTCACCCCAAAGACGTTGCCTTAGCAATGTGTAATGCCGCTAAATCTGACGAAGCAATTCATAAGACCTTGCTCATTGGCGGAGGACAATACTGTCAAATTAGCCATTATCGTTTTATTAAAACGGCATTCGCCGCGCTTGGATTAACACTCCCTTATAACTCAGAAATCAGTGGCAGCTACTACACCCACTGGATGGACTCAAGCGAAGCGCAAAAGCTGCTTACCTTTCAGCATCATTCTTTTGAGGACTACGAACGGGAAATGAAAAATAAAATGTGTCTAGTTCGAATGGGAACTTGGCCATTACGACCACTTTTAAATCGAATTCTGCCGTACGCATTATCAAAAATATAA
- a CDS encoding AraC family transcriptional regulator, which yields MELLLDNHVGEKMLTHLHQTLINEYPKIVPGELALACNLPRVSWWTGGSPHPLQDFIDLFRYLTEDKAPEIGYFLTRQAQLTDLGMMGYAMMTAATVRDFVLVAGYSLDQFGFPVEVTVQTVGEGLVALVFSEHLYDKNYFDSFLEFSMALSWHYIEVILPPDKKFSPTKVCFSFSKNIKQKSKASVFYRSDIEYQSELNAIILPAEAFNAQLAVGTLSEIVSCSLQCNQILNNTRSRGRFHKMVERALIEAPHICKFSFIETAKYLEINGRSLRSHLESERANFREISLNVRMQLAQEYLKSTSFPIKHIAYILSYTEPNNFIRAFTKFTGVSPSKYRL from the coding sequence ATGGAACTACTGCTAGATAATCACGTAGGTGAAAAAATGCTTACGCATTTGCACCAAACGTTAATTAATGAATACCCAAAGATCGTTCCGGGCGAATTAGCCTTGGCATGCAATCTGCCGCGCGTGTCTTGGTGGACAGGCGGATCGCCGCACCCCCTGCAGGATTTCATCGATTTATTCCGCTATTTAACCGAGGATAAAGCCCCTGAAATTGGCTACTTCCTTACCAGACAGGCCCAGCTCACTGATTTAGGTATGATGGGTTATGCGATGATGACCGCAGCAACCGTTAGAGATTTTGTTCTAGTCGCAGGCTATTCGTTAGATCAGTTTGGCTTTCCAGTGGAAGTGACAGTTCAAACCGTGGGAGAGGGCTTAGTCGCGCTAGTATTCTCGGAGCACCTTTACGATAAAAATTATTTCGACAGCTTCTTAGAATTCAGTATGGCACTATCATGGCATTATATTGAAGTTATATTACCGCCAGACAAAAAATTTTCACCGACCAAGGTATGCTTTTCATTTTCAAAAAACATAAAACAAAAAAGCAAAGCGAGTGTCTTTTATAGATCTGACATAGAGTACCAATCTGAGCTAAACGCAATAATCTTGCCGGCGGAGGCTTTTAACGCACAACTTGCTGTCGGTACGTTGTCGGAGATTGTTTCCTGTTCCTTGCAGTGCAACCAAATTCTAAACAACACCAGAAGTCGGGGAAGATTTCATAAAATGGTTGAGCGCGCATTGATTGAGGCCCCGCATATTTGTAAATTTTCATTTATTGAAACGGCTAAATATCTAGAGATAAACGGTAGAAGCTTGCGCAGCCACCTCGAATCCGAGCGAGCAAATTTCAGGGAAATTTCATTGAATGTAAGAATGCAATTAGCTCAAGAATACTTAAAATCCACCAGTTTTCCGATTAAACATATTGCCTATATTCTGTCATACACTGAACCAAATAATTTTATTAGAGCATTTACAAAATTTACGGGGGTTTCACCAAGTAAATATCGCTTATAG
- a CDS encoding SDR family NAD(P)-dependent oxidoreductase, with protein MKNLQGKTAVITGAAGGLGSALASSMADKGCHLALIDSNQAALSELIKRLEYPHLRISSHIINLCEQTDIDSLPAAIASVHNSIDILINNAGMTIQKSVENHSIDDWQRVFNLNFWAPVSLCKTLLPLLRQQRSAHIVNLSSMAAFYGLPSQSSYSSSKAALQAYSESLAAELNRDGIVISCIHPGAIKTDMMMATLNESDDLKQAQKTWLCNNALASQQRLSPSGLSAQFKVTHPV; from the coding sequence ATGAAAAATTTACAAGGAAAAACGGCAGTTATTACTGGCGCAGCAGGCGGTTTGGGTAGCGCCCTAGCGAGCAGCATGGCAGATAAAGGATGTCATCTTGCTTTAATAGATAGCAATCAAGCTGCTTTAAGTGAGCTGATCAAAAGACTGGAATATCCACATTTACGTATTAGCTCTCACATTATAAATTTATGTGAGCAAACTGATATTGATTCACTACCTGCAGCGATAGCTAGTGTTCATAATTCAATCGATATACTGATCAACAATGCAGGAATGACTATCCAAAAAAGTGTAGAGAATCACAGTATTGATGACTGGCAACGGGTTTTTAACCTTAACTTCTGGGCTCCGGTTTCTTTGTGTAAAACCTTGCTGCCATTGTTGCGTCAGCAACGCAGTGCACATATCGTAAACCTTTCAAGCATGGCCGCTTTTTACGGGCTTCCGAGCCAATCTTCTTATAGTAGCAGCAAAGCCGCACTCCAAGCCTATAGCGAGTCATTAGCTGCCGAGCTCAACAGAGACGGCATTGTTATAAGTTGCATACACCCCGGCGCCATTAAAACCGATATGATGATGGCTACATTGAACGAATCTGATGATCTTAAACAAGCGCAAAAAACATGGCTCTGCAACAACGCTTTGGCATCTCAGCAGAGGTTGTCGCCAAGCGGATTATCCGCGCAATTCAAAGTAACACACCCAGTGTAA
- a CDS encoding fatty acid desaturase, with amino-acid sequence MSRNIINIDTLNDENKARLKVLTSPPALSKPTAIMCVVLVSVYLTVYVTGFAGILPLWLGMLINAVVGYLAFSVAHDSIHRSISSDSILNDRIGQLGVAIVLPYVNLKLFRWAHILHHRFANGERDPDLFFNGAWWTLPFRWMLIEFAYMRYAIKHGDKISAPALSSSLRRAAVFFTFLGILIYAGYGYEVLMLWFIPTRLQQLMLGFTFFWLPHVPHDVTQAEHYTKATTIRRGYETVLSPLMQYQNYHLIHHLFPMTPFYNNKKVYDLIETELEKYELAVQHGLSIKPVIKPGLVATNIK; translated from the coding sequence ATGTCGCGCAATATTATAAATATTGACACTCTAAACGATGAGAACAAAGCGCGTTTAAAAGTGCTTACCAGTCCACCAGCATTGTCCAAACCAACTGCCATCATGTGTGTGGTTTTGGTTTCGGTTTACCTAACCGTCTACGTTACGGGGTTTGCCGGAATCTTGCCCTTATGGTTAGGCATGCTGATTAACGCGGTTGTTGGTTATTTGGCATTTAGCGTAGCTCACGATTCCATACATAGGTCGATATCTTCAGATTCAATTTTAAATGACCGAATCGGCCAATTAGGTGTGGCTATTGTTCTACCCTATGTCAATTTAAAACTCTTTCGTTGGGCTCACATTCTTCATCACCGCTTCGCCAATGGCGAAAGAGACCCTGATCTATTTTTTAATGGGGCGTGGTGGACATTGCCATTCCGGTGGATGTTGATTGAGTTTGCGTACATGCGCTATGCAATTAAACACGGCGATAAAATATCTGCACCCGCCTTAAGCTCAAGCCTGAGACGTGCAGCGGTATTTTTTACTTTCCTTGGGATATTGATCTACGCCGGTTATGGCTACGAAGTGTTGATGTTGTGGTTTATACCGACAAGACTCCAACAGTTGATGCTGGGATTCACTTTCTTTTGGCTTCCACATGTTCCTCATGATGTAACTCAAGCTGAACATTACACAAAGGCGACAACCATCAGAAGGGGCTATGAAACAGTACTTAGCCCTTTGATGCAGTATCAAAATTATCATTTGATACATCACTTGTTTCCAATGACCCCTTTTTATAACAACAAAAAAGTTTACGACTTGATCGAAACTGAGCTAGAGAAATATGAACTGGCTGTTCAGCATGGTTTGTCTATTAAGCCGGTAATTAAGCCTGGCCTTGTGGCCACAAATATAAAATAA
- a CDS encoding rubredoxin, translating into MRRYQCRFCSHVYDENLGDPDSGIAPGTRWDDIPDGWMCPECGAEKSDYDLIED; encoded by the coding sequence ATGCGAAGGTATCAATGTCGGTTTTGTTCACATGTATACGATGAAAATTTGGGTGATCCTGATAGTGGAATAGCCCCAGGCACTAGGTGGGATGACATACCCGATGGCTGGATGTGTCCAGAGTGTGGCGCTGAAAAATCTGACTATGACTTGATCGAAGATTGA
- a CDS encoding TonB-dependent receptor produces MNNYKKLLLAISLFANTILCFAQEDSAAKKETSKSMLEEVIVTARKRAESIQETPVAVTVISGDSLRDQGILSAQELSKSVPSLQINNSTSPQIFIRGIGQRAPFARFDPSVSVYLDGIFIPRPDGQLLDTIDVDSVQVLRGPQGTLFGKNNTGGALVFTLTKPGEEFGGYLEGNVGNYNEQRVQAAVDLPVSDELLTRISVNTRRRDGFLKDVTGRENQSIDRLSAIFQSRWLASDDLTVDGFAFLGRTRENFPSFHCRMVSNDALFVNGLGILWPGDTDPSNPRAYRDNCEANSRESQSDLHTNQGDSQRQQKDQDELMFGLTFDYQFNENHSMKSIIGYRDATKFNPQTTADDGGPAEFLRADLLGDSIQESLTFELQFNGVFFDDIDYATGIFWQDEYKSERFNTSNPLVGAEPIAFLGLAAGQEGVDLEGLTDLLGSITSLIPGGTVPLVAGAAPLATVQDFDIDGQTFAAFAQATWHLTDHFELTLGGRYTEETRESYLETRGADLAEVTSIISSADPRFVPILPDMAAMAFLGTWSQDPLTIANNILRERFPGDIRAPLLDAKIDSRSDTFRQFTPMASAAYIFPESLLDGGIISSAMVYATWSNGFKSGFQEPFGLDGLTVVEPEELENREIGIKIDALERSLRVNIAAYSMVFKNMHLITVNVDSNNALVVGSQNAGASTIDGIELEVMWFPSMNAMINLTYSNNNYRYEEFMDNDLKSLALRGEFVPIDRSDEEFAVSPEETAALGIQYTIETDIGRFVPRLDASYKSDIYLGLDRGAWAASKQDKSLAYADAYFLYDARVSWTGDDEDLTISAYVKNLTDERYDIGAVSAGDSIGTFTSVLGDPRTYGLELRKTI; encoded by the coding sequence ATGAACAATTATAAAAAGCTGTTACTGGCAATATCACTTTTTGCAAATACTATTCTTTGCTTTGCGCAAGAAGATAGTGCAGCAAAAAAAGAAACCTCAAAAAGTATGTTAGAAGAGGTGATAGTTACTGCGCGTAAACGAGCCGAAAGCATCCAAGAAACTCCGGTTGCGGTTACCGTTATTAGTGGTGATTCACTTCGGGATCAAGGTATTCTAAGCGCACAGGAATTAAGTAAATCAGTGCCCAGCTTACAAATTAATAACAGTACATCACCACAAATTTTTATTCGTGGAATCGGTCAGCGCGCTCCCTTTGCACGCTTTGATCCGTCGGTAAGTGTATATCTAGACGGCATATTCATTCCGCGACCTGATGGGCAGTTACTAGATACTATTGACGTAGACAGCGTACAAGTTTTACGTGGACCTCAAGGAACATTATTTGGTAAAAATAATACCGGTGGTGCATTGGTATTTACGTTAACGAAACCGGGTGAAGAGTTTGGTGGTTATCTGGAAGGTAACGTTGGCAATTACAATGAGCAGCGCGTTCAAGCTGCCGTTGACTTGCCTGTAAGCGACGAATTGCTTACTCGAATTTCTGTAAATACTCGCCGTCGCGATGGATTTTTGAAAGACGTCACTGGCCGAGAAAATCAATCCATCGACCGACTGTCGGCTATTTTCCAAAGTCGCTGGTTGGCCAGCGACGACCTAACCGTCGACGGCTTTGCATTTCTTGGCCGAACCCGTGAAAACTTCCCATCTTTTCACTGTCGTATGGTTAGCAACGATGCCTTGTTTGTGAACGGCTTAGGGATTCTTTGGCCAGGTGACACCGACCCAAGTAATCCAAGAGCTTACCGTGACAATTGCGAAGCTAACTCGCGGGAATCACAAAGCGACCTGCATACCAATCAAGGCGACAGCCAACGTCAGCAAAAAGATCAAGATGAGCTAATGTTTGGTCTAACCTTCGATTATCAATTTAACGAAAACCACAGCATGAAGTCGATCATCGGTTATCGAGACGCAACAAAATTTAATCCTCAAACAACGGCAGACGATGGTGGCCCAGCAGAGTTTTTGCGCGCAGATCTTCTTGGCGACAGCATACAAGAATCACTCACGTTTGAGCTTCAATTTAATGGGGTATTTTTCGACGATATTGATTATGCCACCGGAATCTTTTGGCAAGACGAATATAAGTCTGAACGATTTAATACCAGTAACCCGCTAGTAGGTGCCGAGCCGATTGCATTCTTAGGTTTGGCTGCGGGCCAAGAAGGCGTTGATCTAGAAGGTCTTACGGATTTGCTTGGCAGTATTACTAGCCTGATACCCGGAGGAACCGTACCGCTGGTGGCAGGTGCTGCACCACTAGCCACTGTTCAAGATTTTGACATTGATGGCCAAACATTTGCCGCATTCGCACAAGCTACTTGGCATCTCACTGATCATTTTGAATTAACATTGGGGGGGCGTTATACCGAGGAGACCCGCGAATCTTATCTAGAAACACGCGGAGCTGATCTAGCGGAGGTTACCTCAATCATTAGCAGTGCTGACCCACGCTTTGTGCCAATATTACCTGATATGGCGGCTATGGCCTTTCTAGGTACATGGTCACAAGACCCTCTAACGATTGCTAATAACATTTTGAGAGAACGGTTCCCTGGTGATATTCGCGCGCCACTTCTTGATGCAAAAATTGACAGCCGAAGCGATACCTTCCGACAGTTCACACCAATGGCTTCTGCCGCATATATTTTTCCTGAATCTCTGCTGGATGGCGGCATCATTTCATCTGCTATGGTTTACGCAACGTGGAGCAATGGCTTCAAATCAGGGTTCCAGGAACCCTTTGGACTAGATGGTCTTACCGTTGTAGAACCCGAAGAGCTAGAAAACCGAGAAATCGGAATAAAAATTGACGCGCTGGAGCGCTCACTACGGGTAAACATTGCCGCCTATTCGATGGTATTTAAGAATATGCATTTAATCACCGTAAACGTCGATTCAAATAATGCATTGGTCGTGGGTTCACAAAACGCGGGCGCCTCTACAATCGACGGCATAGAGCTTGAGGTAATGTGGTTCCCATCAATGAATGCCATGATAAACCTAACCTACAGTAACAATAACTATCGCTACGAAGAGTTTATGGACAACGACCTGAAGTCATTAGCGCTACGCGGAGAATTCGTGCCTATTGACCGTTCAGATGAAGAGTTTGCTGTTTCACCGGAAGAAACAGCTGCCTTAGGAATTCAATACACCATAGAAACTGATATTGGGAGATTTGTGCCCCGTTTAGACGCCAGCTATAAAAGCGATATTTATCTTGGCCTTGATCGCGGCGCATGGGCGGCATCTAAACAGGACAAATCCCTAGCGTATGCAGATGCTTATTTCTTATATGATGCACGAGTGAGCTGGACTGGCGATGATGAGGATCTCACTATCTCGGCCTATGTTAAAAACCTTACTGATGAACGTTACGATATAGGTGCAGTTTCTGCTGGTGATAGTATCGGTACTTTCACCAGCGTACTTGGCGATCCACGAACCTATGGCTTGGAGCTTCGCAAAACTATTTAA